A window of Selenomonas ruminantium subsp. lactilytica TAM6421 contains these coding sequences:
- the argJ gene encoding bifunctional glutamate N-acetyltransferase/amino-acid acetyltransferase ArgJ, which produces MFSDAHKKAGVTYPQGFQAAGVKAGIKKSGNLDVAVIYTEQEAAVAGTFTQNAVASAPVRASKKVVATGMAHAITANAGCANACTGEQGEKDAAAMQDITATALGCKADDVVVASTGVIGVNLPMDKMEAGIKQAVKELSTEGSENAGKAIITTDTYSKACATEITLGGKEVRFGAIAKGSGMIQPNMATMLCFITTDAAIDSKLLQQALSEIVEVSFNMISIDGDMSTNDMVIVMANGAAGNAKITEENEDYELFKATLKNICQELSKKIAADGEGATKFLTISVTGAKSFADAKTIGMSVAKSPLVKTAFFGEDPNWGRVICAVGYAGVPMDPNKTVVKFGGIPVYANGVGAKYDEAELRKVMEAHDIVIGIDMGDGDAKADIWSCDFSYEYVKINGEYHT; this is translated from the coding sequence ATGTTTAGTGATGCACATAAAAAAGCGGGTGTTACCTATCCGCAGGGATTTCAGGCTGCTGGTGTCAAAGCCGGTATCAAGAAGAGCGGCAATCTCGATGTAGCCGTTATCTATACGGAGCAGGAAGCGGCAGTGGCCGGTACCTTTACCCAGAATGCGGTGGCTTCGGCCCCGGTTCGGGCTTCCAAGAAGGTTGTGGCCACGGGCATGGCCCATGCCATCACTGCCAACGCGGGCTGCGCCAATGCCTGCACCGGCGAGCAGGGCGAAAAGGACGCCGCTGCCATGCAGGATATCACGGCTACGGCTCTGGGCTGCAAGGCTGATGATGTAGTGGTTGCTTCCACTGGCGTTATCGGTGTGAACCTGCCCATGGACAAGATGGAAGCAGGCATCAAACAGGCCGTGAAGGAGCTCTCCACCGAGGGCAGTGAGAACGCCGGCAAGGCCATCATCACTACGGATACTTATTCCAAGGCCTGCGCTACGGAAATCACTCTCGGCGGCAAGGAAGTGCGCTTCGGTGCTATTGCCAAGGGTTCTGGCATGATTCAGCCCAACATGGCGACGATGCTCTGCTTTATCACCACGGACGCGGCTATCGACAGCAAGCTCCTGCAGCAGGCCCTGTCGGAAATCGTGGAGGTTTCCTTCAACATGATTTCCATTGACGGCGATATGAGCACTAACGATATGGTTATCGTGATGGCTAACGGTGCCGCTGGCAATGCCAAGATCACCGAGGAAAATGAAGACTATGAACTCTTCAAGGCCACCCTCAAGAATATCTGCCAGGAGCTGTCCAAGAAGATTGCAGCCGATGGCGAGGGCGCTACCAAGTTCCTGACCATTTCCGTAACCGGGGCCAAGAGCTTTGCCGATGCCAAGACCATTGGCATGAGCGTAGCCAAGAGCCCGCTGGTGAAGACCGCCTTCTTCGGTGAGGATCCCAACTGGGGGCGAGTTATCTGTGCCGTGGGGTATGCCGGCGTGCCCATGGATCCTAATAAGACCGTGGTGAAATTCGGTGGCATTCCCGTTTATGCCAACGGTGTTGGCGCCAAATATGACGAAGCGGAACTCCGCAAGGTCATGGAAGCTCATGATATCGTAATCGGCATTGATATGGGCGATGGCGATGCGAAAGCCGACATCTGGAGCTGCGACTTCTCCTATGAATACGTGAAGATCAACGGCGAATACCACACCTAA
- the argC gene encoding N-acetyl-gamma-glutamyl-phosphate reductase, which produces MKVSVIGATGYAGAELLRLLYQHPQAEVVHITSESHTGEKIASLYPHLRGLYDMELESMKDIERIGKDSDFVFIGLPHGHAMEVGRALAGMPVRIIDLGADYRFSDTEVYEAWYHVPHTHTDAERVYGLAELYREQIKTAKIIGNAGCFTTASILALAPLAKQHLIDVNTIIVDAKSGVSGAGRGAKQANHFPELYDNFRAYNVAKHRHTPEIEQALTELSGEKVLLNFTPHLVPMSRGILSTCYASLKEGVTADLVSAAFEKLYGKEYFIRLLGAGAYPSTKEVRGSNFCDIAWHVDERTGRVIVLSAIDNLVKGAAGQAVQNFNIACGFEERMGLDFVPLYP; this is translated from the coding sequence TCCGCAGGCGGAAGTGGTGCATATCACTTCGGAAAGTCATACCGGCGAGAAGATTGCCAGCCTTTATCCACATCTGCGTGGTCTCTACGATATGGAACTGGAGTCCATGAAGGATATCGAACGGATTGGCAAGGACAGTGATTTCGTCTTCATCGGTTTGCCTCATGGTCATGCCATGGAAGTCGGCCGGGCATTGGCGGGGATGCCGGTGCGCATCATCGACCTGGGTGCGGATTATCGCTTCAGTGATACGGAAGTTTATGAGGCCTGGTACCATGTTCCCCATACCCACACGGATGCGGAGCGTGTTTACGGTTTGGCAGAGCTCTATCGGGAGCAGATCAAGACGGCCAAGATCATCGGCAACGCCGGCTGCTTCACCACCGCCAGCATCTTGGCTCTGGCCCCGCTGGCCAAGCAGCATCTGATCGATGTGAACACCATCATCGTGGATGCTAAATCCGGTGTGTCGGGAGCAGGCCGCGGCGCTAAGCAGGCCAACCACTTCCCGGAACTCTACGATAACTTCCGGGCTTACAACGTGGCCAAGCACCGACATACGCCGGAGATTGAGCAGGCATTGACGGAACTTTCCGGGGAAAAGGTTCTCCTGAACTTCACGCCTCATCTGGTGCCCATGTCCCGAGGGATTCTCTCCACCTGCTATGCGAGCCTCAAGGAAGGCGTGACCGCAGATCTGGTCAGCGCCGCCTTCGAGAAGCTCTACGGCAAGGAATACTTTATCCGCCTGTTGGGCGCCGGGGCTTATCCCTCCACCAAGGAAGTCCGAGGCTCCAACTTCTGCGATATCGCCTGGCATGTGGATGAGCGCACGGGACGGGTAATCGTTCTTTCCGCCATCGACAACCTCGTGAAGGGGGCGGCAGGACAGGCGGTGCAGAACTTCAACATCGCCTGCGGTTTCGAGGAACGCATGGGGTTGGATTTTGTACCCCTTTATCCCTGA
- the argB gene encoding acetylglutamate kinase gives MFTAEDKAAILVEALPYIQQFYGKTIVIKYGGNAMINDDLKEKVMQDIALMKYVGIRPVIVHGGGPDITGFLKKVGKESDFVAGLRVTDAETIEIAEMVLDGKVNSEIVNLLNRRGVRAVGLSGKDAGLIKAKKKLATVYEGEDTKTVDIGYVGEVEKVDTGILEDLLEQGYVPVIAPIGVGDNGESYNINADYVAAEIAGALQAEKLLLLTDIEGIYKDFNDKSSFISTLHLPDARQYIKEGIIAGGMIPKVEACLTSLEQGTGKTHIIDGRLPHSIILEIFTSRGIGTQVVR, from the coding sequence ATGTTTACAGCAGAAGACAAAGCCGCCATCTTAGTGGAGGCCCTGCCCTATATCCAGCAGTTCTACGGCAAGACCATCGTCATCAAATACGGCGGCAACGCCATGATCAACGATGACCTCAAGGAAAAGGTCATGCAGGATATTGCCCTGATGAAATACGTGGGCATCCGCCCGGTAATCGTCCATGGCGGCGGCCCGGACATCACGGGCTTCCTCAAGAAGGTGGGCAAGGAGTCGGACTTCGTGGCGGGCCTGCGGGTTACCGATGCGGAAACCATCGAGATTGCGGAAATGGTGCTGGACGGCAAGGTGAACTCCGAAATCGTCAATCTCCTGAACCGCCGGGGCGTGCGGGCTGTGGGCCTCAGCGGTAAAGATGCAGGCCTCATCAAGGCCAAAAAGAAGCTGGCCACGGTCTACGAAGGAGAGGACACCAAAACGGTGGATATCGGCTATGTAGGCGAAGTGGAAAAGGTGGACACGGGGATTCTCGAAGACCTGCTGGAGCAGGGCTATGTGCCCGTTATCGCGCCCATTGGTGTCGGGGATAACGGCGAGAGCTACAACATCAACGCTGACTATGTGGCGGCGGAGATTGCCGGGGCTTTGCAGGCAGAAAAGCTCCTGCTTCTGACGGATATCGAAGGTATCTACAAGGACTTCAATGACAAGTCAAGTTTCATCTCCACGCTGCATCTGCCGGATGCCCGCCAGTATATCAAAGAAGGCATTATCGCCGGCGGCATGATTCCGAAAGTGGAAGCCTGCCTGACTTCCTTGGAGCAGGGCACGGGCAAGACCCATATCATCGATGGGCGCCTGCCGCACTCCATCATCTTGGAAATCTTTACCTCCCGGGGCATTGGCACCCAGGTGGTACGTTAA